The following coding sequences are from one Hydra vulgaris chromosome 04, alternate assembly HydraT2T_AEP window:
- the LOC136079331 gene encoding V(D)J recombination-activating protein 1-like yields the protein MELHYENLNYLCRTCAKWIGKRQYSLTNNLKTIIEQVFLVKFEEIENIHPKNICHKCYCTINNANKRRTTTSLSLYTNWQPHSINCATCQMAENVRHGTVFTHSLLKKSKLIKKIYISCKYKKCWTIAMFNSIKENILPIHNLNISIDISELQNELNPFLELCLCCKCNKIPQMPVTLKSCEHLFCFLCLVEEMKNKYIDETFCPKCNKKIHIDDMVTSKKTNSFLQMLTLVCNEKKDMMRKIS from the coding sequence ATGGAACTGCACTacgaaaatttaaattacttgtGCAGGACTTGTGCAAAATGGATTGGAAAAAGACAATATAGTTTGACTAATAATCTTAAAACTATAATAGAGCAAGTGTTTCTTGTTAAATTCGAAGAAATAGAGAACATTCatccaaaaaatatttgccaCAAGTGTTATTGCACTATTAATAATGCAAACAAAAGAAGAACAACAACTTCTTTATCTCTGTATACTAACTGGCAACCACATAGCATAAACTGTGCCACATGTCAGATGGCTGAAAATGTGCGGCATGGTACAGTTTTCACAcattcacttttaaaaaaatctaaactcataaaaaaaatatatatatcttgtaaatacaaaaaatgttggaCAATTGCAATGTTTAactcaataaaagaaaatatattacctatacataatttaaacataagtATTGATATATCAGAACTACAAAATGAATTGAATCCTTTTTTAGAGCTCTGTTTATGttgtaaatgtaataaaataccACAAATGCCTGTTACATTGAAAAGCTgtgaacatttattttgttttttatgtcttGTGgaagaaatgaaaaataaatatattgatgaGACTTTCTGCCCaaagtgcaataaaaaaattcatattgatGATATGGTGACcagtaaaaaaactaattctttTCTTCAGATGTTAACTCTTGTATGTAATGAGAAGAAAGATATGATGAGAAAGATAAGTTAG
- the LOC136079332 gene encoding uncharacterized protein LOC136079332, translated as MTYSGIIIVNINFDKCDYLDVVDKLDCNDLVNHNFIQNKEIHIKIGGDYGGGSFKMSYQIVNTINPNSSENTIVFNIFESKDLRANISKHCCLFCYATTNEMKVCKKEKTGIESRTLENLQADFERFMKDGGIKKKAKFYNNVIAEPILRIPLNQVSLPSLHIALGVYLKFFNMFEEEAHEVDIMMAASLKNKNCALINLDDQIQLVNDTVAIAILNNEDCVENIQSLYIPQLNLLNETKMEKVRECNGLENELIFKKSEGPCIQQIELILQKLKVQRQAYHGKSFIGNHVHKMLKKKSILELCNSVPLLVYNNGLSGTTVHEKSVEISSKYKQLFNKLSNCYSIFSSKSTMTIIELTQLETYVDDLMQFYHAKWPQGSVPPKLHMMEDHAIPFLQKWGAGFRFYGEQGGESIHHEFNKLKIIYQSIPSPTMRLKSILKSHHLKTNPKNRALRPKIKKRKRK; from the exons ATGACTTATAGTggaattattattgtaaacattaattttgataaatgtgATTATTTAGATGTTGTAGATAAGTTgga ttgcAATGATCTTGTGAatcataattttattcaaaataaagaaattcacATCAAAATTGGAGGAGATTATGGTGGTGGAAGTTTCAAGATGAGCTACCAGATAGTTAATACCATAAATCCAAATAGTTCTGAaaatactattgtttttaacatatttgaatCAAAAGACCTCAGAGCAAATATAA GTAAACATTGTTGTTTATTCTGTTACGCAACCACAAATGAAATGAaggtttgcaaaaaagaaaaaacaggcATAGAATCTCGTACCTTGGAAAATCTGCAAGCTGATTTTGAAAGATTTATGAAAGATGGTGGCATTAAGAAAAAGgccaagttttataataatgttatagCAGAGCCTATCCTGAGAATACCTTTAAACCAg GTGTCTTTACCAAGTCTGCATATTGCTCTTGGTGTTTAtctcaagttttttaacatgtttgaGGAAGAAGCCCATGAAGTGGACATTATGATGGcagcatcattaaaaaataaaaatt GTGCATTGATAAACTTAGATGACCAAATCCAGCTGGTTAATGATACTGTAGCTATAGCCATATTGAATAATGAAGATTGTGTAGAAAATATTCAGTCACTTTACATCCCTCAACTCAATTTGCTAAACgaaacaaaaatggaaaaa gtTAGAGAGTGTAATGGTTTGGAAAATGAACTGATTTTCAAGAAAAGTGAGGGACCATGCATTCAACAGATTGAGTTGATTTTGCAAAAACTCAAGGTACAGCGACAAGCATATCATGGGAAAAGTTTTATAGGAAACCATGTACATAAAATGCTAAAA aaaaaatctaTATTAGAGCTTTGTAATTCTGTTCCGCTTCTTGTTTATAACAATGGATTGTCTGGAACAACTGTTCATGAAAAATCAGTTGAAATCAGTAGCAAGTATAAACAACTTTTCAATAAGCTTTCCAATTGTTATAgcatattttcttcaaaaagtaCTATGACAATAATTGAATTAACACAACTAG AAACATATGTTGATgatttaatgcaattttatcaTGCCAAATGGCCTCAGGGTTCAGTGCCACCTAAGTTGCACATGATGGAAGATCATGCGATACCATTCTTACAAAAATGGGGTGCTGGCTTTAGATTTTATGGTGAACAAGGAGGTGAATCAATTCATCATGAGTTCAACAAATTAAAGATTATATATCAATCTATTCCTTCACCAACAATGCGATTAAAAAGCATCCTTAAATCGCACCATCTAAAAACTAATCCTAAAAATAGAGCGCTGagacctaaaattaaaaaaagaaaaaggaaatgA
- the LOC136079733 gene encoding uncharacterized protein LOC136079733 — protein sequence MQTPRKYGKWKVENLKKAVEAIKQGEISLNEAAYEFCIPKATLSRHINEKNKVAVANVKFHGRLTTLPNEIETELADHCLLLKSMYFALRIDDLRRLAFDIAEANNITHNFNKQTRMAGKKWYYAFMQRHPQLSLRGPESASIARAQGFNKERVQSFFNLLSKLYMEEKLTSDRLYNMDETSLSTVQDGQIKIISARGKKRVGIMTISEQGNSVTAVVCVSAAGFYVPPMLIYKRKRMKQEITNGAPPGTVFSTQEKGCMSNEGFLDWLNHFIKVVKPLKQSKVLLILDGHVTHSKNLAAIYLARNAGARMVSLPPHTTQTATIRRCVLWTTWYIL from the coding sequence atgCAAACACCACGAAAATATGGAAAATGGAAAgtagaaaacttgaaaaaggCTGTTGAAGCAATAAAACAAGGAGAAATCAGCTTAAATGAAGCCGCTTATGAATTTTGTATTCCAAAAGCAACTTTGTCAAGgcatataaatgaaaaaaacaaagttgctGTTGCAAATGTGAAATTTCATGGTCGACTTACCACCTTACCTAATGAAATTGAAACAGAACTAGCTGATcactgtttattattaaaatcgaTGTACTTTGCATTAAGGATTGATGATCTTCGTCGTCTAGCATTTGATATTGCGGAAGCTAACAACATCACacataattttaacaaacaaacacgAATGGCAGGAAAAAAGTGGTATTATGCATTTATGCAAAGGCACCCACAACTGTCGCTTCGTGGGCCTGAATCAGCATCAATTGCACGTGCACAAGGTTTTAATAAAGAGCGAGTGCaatctttctttaatttactttcaaaGTTATACATGGAAGAAAAGTTAACTTCAGACAGACTTTATAATATGGATGAAACTAGTTTATCAACAGTACAAGATGGtcagataaaaattattagtgcAAGGGGCAAAAAACGAGTTGGAATTATGACTATTAGTGAACAAGGAAATTCAGTAACAGCTGTAGTTTGTGTATCTGCAGCAGGATTTTATGTTCCAccaatgttaatatataaacgCAAAAGAATGAAGCAAGAAATAACAAATGGTGCACCTCCAGGAACTGTATTTAGTACTCAAGAGAAAGGATGCATGTCAAATGAAGGTTTTTTAGATTGGCTCAATCATTTCATTAAAGTTGTTAAACctttaaaacaatcaaaagttTTGTTGATACTTGATGGTCATGTTacacattcaaaaaatttggcAGCGATATATCTAGCACGAAATGCTGGAGCGCGTATGGTATCACTACCTCCCCATACTACACAGACTGCAACCATTAGACGTTGCGTTCTTTGGACCACTTGGTACATACTATGA